The Enterobacter huaxiensis sequence CAGGGAGAGGGAACGGATCGAGCACGTAGGCCCGGTAAGCGCAGCGCCACCGGGCAAAACCAGCGCTACTGATTCTCTATCAACAGCGCTTCCAGCAGGTCCAGATCGTGCAGCAGCTTTTGCAGCGTCTCGTTGCTGATCTGGCGCGTGGCGCGCAGGTGGTACAGCTCGGCACGCTCTGAGCGCAGCGCCGCCAGACGGAACCGCCGTTCAAGGTTCTCCTCCTGCAGCGAGCTTTCCACATCGTTACGCCCGTCGGCCCGACGACGCAGGTTACCAATCACGCGGGAACTCACTTCCGTCAGCAGCTGATTATCGATGTTCTCTTCCGCATCCGCGGCCAGGCGCTCCTCCATTTTCTGGATGGCGACAATTGCTACTTCAGCGGTAGCCGCCCGCGCAATACGTTCTTCTTTATGCTGCTGGGTCGAATCACCGGCATCAATATGCTGGAGTAAAATCGGCAGCATAATCACGCCGACAAACAGCGAGAACAGAATGACGCCAGCCGCCAGGAAGACCAGCTCGTAACGCGCCGGGAAGACATCCCCGGTAGGCAGCAGCAGCGGAATAGAGAGCACACCGGCAAGGGTGATCGCCCCGCGTACGCCCGCAAATGAGGCAATCAGCAGTTCGCGCGTGGTCCACGAACCGAACTCCATCGGCTTTTTCGTCAGGAAGCGCACGCTGAACCTTTTCATCGTCCACAGCCAGCCGAAACGCACCAGCATCAGCGCCACGTAAATCAGCACGATGTCGGTGAACAGCATCCAGGTTTCAACGTTCGGGTCAGCTTCTGCCGCCACCAGCGAGGACTCGAGAATGCCCGGCAGCTGCAGGCCCAACAGCAGGAATACCATGCCGTTAAACACGAACTCGAGCATTGCCCAGGTGCTGTTGGCACGCAGGCGCATCGCCAGCGGCGCACGGCGCATCACGCCAGCGCGGGTGATGGTCATCCCCGCAGCA is a genomic window containing:
- a CDS encoding Na+/H+ antiporter; its protein translation is MEIFFTILIMTLVVSLSGVVTRVLPFQLPLPLMQIAIGALLAWPTFGLHVEFDPELFLVLFIPPLLFADGWKTPTREFLEHGREIFGLALALVVVTVVGIGFLIYWAVPGIPLIPAFALAAVLSPTDAVALSGIVGEGRIPKKIMGILQGEALMNDASGLVALKFAVAVAMGTMVFTVGGATVEFFKVAIGGILAGFVVSWLYGRSLGFLSRWGGDEPATQIVLLFLLPFASYLIAEHIGVSGILAAVAAGMTITRAGVMRRAPLAMRLRANSTWAMLEFVFNGMVFLLLGLQLPGILESSLVAAEADPNVETWMLFTDIVLIYVALMLVRFGWLWTMKRFSVRFLTKKPMEFGSWTTRELLIASFAGVRGAITLAGVLSIPLLLPTGDVFPARYELVFLAAGVILFSLFVGVIMLPILLQHIDAGDSTQQHKEERIARAATAEVAIVAIQKMEERLAADAEENIDNQLLTEVSSRVIGNLRRRADGRNDVESSLQEENLERRFRLAALRSERAELYHLRATRQISNETLQKLLHDLDLLEALLIENQ